From Paenibacillus graminis, a single genomic window includes:
- a CDS encoding GGDEF domain-containing protein has translation MRLREFMSPSGTSAYRQAKWIKRFLQTYWLVIALHFLAQLAAYTFLPYERGAHEFYYGVLLYPTLLMGAVVGIAQWIDHRVSKYSFLTLFMAGTIIAMIIIHLNMDIRIIAALMLLPIFASAIFYRLDLTFFTFALQAVAFFVMYRWDYWFKYFFSSFDLIAIPIFLVVGTLVASIMIINGRELVSDLEASLTAKQDLLIENAIMRKLSTTDALTDLYNHISFHEFYDRALEYGDQGAPFHLALIDIDNFKLINDKYGHRTGDIILSRVAKAIRDITSPADIAARYGGEEFAVLFFEKTFEEAEAIAEKIRLRLSETPHEEMDGAAVTVSIGLKSYSQGNTKELLFEEVDALLYAAKHEGKNKVRTPYASTIFT, from the coding sequence TTGAGATTACGAGAGTTCATGAGCCCTTCGGGGACCTCGGCCTACCGGCAGGCGAAGTGGATCAAACGTTTTTTGCAGACCTATTGGCTTGTGATTGCCCTGCATTTTCTGGCCCAGCTTGCGGCTTATACTTTTCTCCCGTATGAGAGGGGGGCGCATGAATTTTATTATGGGGTTCTGCTGTACCCGACTTTGCTGATGGGAGCGGTTGTGGGCATAGCCCAGTGGATCGACCACCGTGTCTCCAAGTATTCATTCCTCACTCTTTTTATGGCTGGTACGATTATTGCTATGATCATCATCCATCTGAATATGGATATCCGCATTATTGCGGCGCTTATGCTGCTGCCGATCTTCGCTTCGGCGATTTTTTACCGGCTGGATTTAACCTTTTTTACATTTGCGCTGCAAGCTGTCGCTTTTTTTGTGATGTACCGATGGGATTATTGGTTTAAGTATTTTTTTAGTTCGTTTGATCTGATTGCCATCCCGATTTTTCTTGTCGTCGGCACTTTGGTGGCCAGCATTATGATTATTAACGGGCGTGAGCTGGTCAGTGATCTGGAGGCATCGCTGACGGCGAAGCAGGATCTCTTGATTGAGAACGCGATCATGCGCAAGCTGTCGACGACCGATGCGTTGACGGATTTGTACAATCATATTTCCTTCCATGAGTTCTACGACAGGGCGCTGGAGTATGGGGATCAAGGCGCACCGTTTCATCTGGCCCTGATTGATATTGATAATTTCAAGCTGATCAACGACAAATACGGACACCGTACAGGGGATATCATTCTGTCCAGGGTAGCCAAAGCTATACGGGACATTACATCACCGGCGGATATTGCAGCCCGTTATGGCGGGGAGGAATTTGCCGTTCTCTTTTTTGAAAAGACCTTTGAAGAAGCTGAAGCGATAGCGGAAAAGATTCGCCTCCGGCTCTCCGAAACCCCGCATGAAGAAATGGACGGAGCGGCGGTAACCGTAAGTATCGGACTTAAAAGCTACTCCCAAGGGAACACCAAAGAACTGCTGTTTGAGGAAGTGGACGCCCTGCTCTATGCCGCCAAACACGAGGGGAAAAACAAAGTCCGGACTCCTTATGCATCCACGATATTTACATAG
- a CDS encoding CGNR zinc finger domain-containing protein, whose amino-acid sequence MLWDDFINSYWRDWRTGDRSKDKDKLQDQEWLAAWLEQHSLRAELPVKPKQLEQLQQLRSLLREAVQKLVKGCPLDRDLLERMNGYMLMGPVIRQVAWNADGKAEISFLPQRSDWEQVMAEIASSFAAALAEKETSRFRICENPDCLWVYYDDTRNRSKRYCDDKLCGNLMKVRRFRARKKADMEENF is encoded by the coding sequence GTGTTGTGGGATGATTTCATTAACAGCTACTGGAGGGATTGGCGGACAGGCGACCGCAGCAAAGACAAGGACAAGCTGCAAGATCAGGAGTGGCTGGCCGCCTGGCTGGAACAGCATTCACTGCGGGCAGAGCTGCCTGTTAAGCCTAAACAGCTGGAGCAATTGCAGCAGCTAAGGAGCTTACTGCGGGAAGCGGTACAGAAGCTGGTGAAGGGCTGTCCCTTGGACCGGGATCTGCTGGAGCGGATGAACGGTTATATGTTGATGGGACCGGTCATTCGGCAGGTTGCCTGGAATGCGGATGGTAAGGCGGAAATCTCCTTTCTGCCGCAGCGCTCCGATTGGGAGCAGGTGATGGCGGAGATCGCGTCTTCTTTTGCCGCTGCGCTTGCGGAGAAGGAAACCTCCCGCTTTCGCATCTGCGAGAATCCGGATTGCCTCTGGGTCTATTATGATGATACCCGGAACCGTTCGAAACGTTATTGCGATGATAAACTGTGCGGCAATCTGATGAAGGTGCGCCGTTTCCGGGCACGTAAGAAGGCAGATATGGAAGAAAACTTTTAA
- a CDS encoding DinB family protein: MQNKISDVLLQNWDYAMDIEDWAPPLSAALEGVTSEQASWKPQGEAGNSIWETVNHLTYYKERLLIKLKGLPKLPEAESNDATFTVTESGEEAWVQAVAKLKKVHASLREVIEALEEGAYDWGGSGHAPGEEVMSLILHDSYHTGQIVLVRKLQGSWPTNRSFN, encoded by the coding sequence ATGCAGAATAAGATCAGTGACGTTTTGCTGCAAAATTGGGATTATGCCATGGATATTGAGGACTGGGCACCGCCGCTGAGCGCTGCATTGGAAGGGGTGACCAGTGAACAGGCCAGCTGGAAACCGCAAGGGGAAGCAGGCAACTCGATCTGGGAGACGGTCAACCACCTGACCTATTACAAGGAGCGTCTGCTTATCAAGCTCAAAGGCTTGCCGAAACTGCCTGAAGCAGAGAGCAACGATGCTACTTTTACCGTTACGGAGAGCGGGGAAGAGGCATGGGTGCAGGCGGTGGCCAAGCTGAAAAAGGTCCATGCTTCCCTGCGGGAAGTGATTGAGGCGCTGGAGGAAGGCGCATATGATTGGGGCGGCTCCGGACATGCTCCGGGCGAAGAAGTAATGAGTCTGATTCTGCATGATTCCTATCACACCGGGCAGATCGTACTGGTCCGCAAGCTGCAGGGCTCCTGGCCGACGAACCGCAGCTTTAATTAA
- the cmpA gene encoding cortex morphogenetic protein CmpA, with translation MPQWLCHQLMKAYYKKDRRQIKLLNECWFFYRNSAEARDSIQREV, from the coding sequence TTGCCGCAGTGGCTCTGCCATCAGCTCATGAAGGCTTATTACAAAAAAGACCGGCGCCAGATCAAGCTGCTGAACGAATGCTGGTTTTTTTACCGCAATTCCGCCGAAGCCCGTGACTCTATCCAGCGGGAAGTATAG